In the genome of Desulfobotulus mexicanus, the window AAAAAGGTGGGCCTGCGGAGCTGTTTTTTTAATGGAAAGCTTGTTTCCCGATGTTCCTATGGTTTATGGTGGGTTCATTTTTTCTTGAGGACTTTTTTTTGATCTTACTGATTTTAGAGCGTTAAGGAAGCTGGGTTTCAGGCTCTCAGTTTTTTTCAAGGGCTGGTGGAGACTCTCATATTGGTTGAAGGGAATATATAATGATATTAGAGAATAAACTGAACATCACCCATCAGGTGGATCTTGCCAAAGCTGAAGAGAGAATCAGCAAACAAAAAGCCAGGCAGCTCTTTGACTCTGGTGACATTGCCAAAGTCAAAGTGGGTACCTTTGAAGGGCTTTCATTTATTCATGCTTATTTGTTTGAAGATATTTATGACTTCGCAGGGCAAATCAGAACGAAAAATATAGCCAAGGGCAATTTCCGGTTTGCGCCGGTGATGTATTTGGTGCAATCTCTTGCACATATAGATTCCATGCCCCAAAGTACATTTGGCCAGATCATAGAAAAATATGTGGAAATGAACATTGCCCATCCCTTTCGTGAAGGGAACGGAAGAGCCACCCGTATCTGGCTTGACCTTATGCTCAAAAAAGAAATCAAAAAGGCGATAGACTGGAATCTGGTGGATAAAGATGAGTATCTCTCTGCCATGGAACGAAGTGTCGTCAAAGACATCGAAATTAAAGTTCTCCTCAAACAGGCCCTCACGCATCAAATTGATGACCGTTCCCTTTTTATGAAAGGTATTGATGTGAGTTATTTTTATGAAGGTTATAGTCAATATAAAACGGAGGATCTGTAGTCGGATAAAAAAGGGGCCATTTTCCGGGGCTGTGTATACACTGAAATCGTGTAGGCCCAAGGGTTTTTGTAGGGC includes:
- the fic gene encoding protein adenylyltransferase Fic, whose amino-acid sequence is MILENKLNITHQVDLAKAEERISKQKARQLFDSGDIAKVKVGTFEGLSFIHAYLFEDIYDFAGQIRTKNIAKGNFRFAPVMYLVQSLAHIDSMPQSTFGQIIEKYVEMNIAHPFREGNGRATRIWLDLMLKKEIKKAIDWNLVDKDEYLSAMERSVVKDIEIKVLLKQALTHQIDDRSLFMKGIDVSYFYEGYSQYKTEDL